A part of Fibrobacter sp. UWR4 genomic DNA contains:
- the metK gene encoding methionine adenosyltransferase, with product MAHYLFTSESVSKGHPDKVCDQISDAILDACLAQDPNSRVACETLVNTGLVVISGEITTKAVIDYQQIARKTIKSIGYVNPELAFDYKGCSVLVAMDKQSPDIAQGVDAKAAEGKEDDKQGAGDQGMMFGYAVNETKELMPLPISLAHKLMEEIQNLREKGKIKWLRPDAKSQVTVEYDENDKPVRVDTVVISTQHDEFVNGKELKHKTIEKEIIEKLIKKVIPAKLLDKKTRYLINPTGKFVVGGPHGDCGLTGRKIIVDTYGGMGRHGGGAFSGKDPSKVDRSGAYAARYVAKNIVAAGLAHRCEVQVAYAIGYSKPVSVLVNTFGTGKIDDSKIEEIVAKNFDLSPAGLNKMLDLKKPGYQATAALGHFGRVGARFTWEKTDKAAALKAAAAKIK from the coding sequence ATGGCACATTATCTTTTTACTTCCGAATCCGTATCCAAGGGTCACCCGGATAAGGTCTGCGACCAGATTTCCGATGCTATCCTGGATGCCTGCCTTGCACAGGACCCCAACAGCCGCGTTGCTTGCGAAACTCTCGTGAACACCGGTCTCGTTGTGATTTCCGGCGAAATCACCACCAAGGCAGTGATCGACTACCAGCAGATTGCTCGCAAGACCATCAAGAGCATCGGCTACGTGAACCCGGAACTGGCCTTCGACTATAAGGGCTGCTCCGTTCTCGTTGCTATGGACAAGCAGTCCCCCGATATCGCTCAGGGCGTGGACGCCAAGGCTGCCGAAGGTAAGGAAGACGACAAGCAGGGCGCAGGCGACCAGGGCATGATGTTCGGTTATGCCGTGAACGAAACCAAGGAACTGATGCCGCTGCCCATTAGCCTGGCTCACAAGCTCATGGAAGAAATTCAGAACCTCCGCGAAAAGGGCAAGATCAAGTGGCTCCGCCCGGATGCCAAGTCCCAGGTCACCGTGGAATACGACGAAAACGACAAGCCCGTCCGCGTGGACACCGTGGTCATTTCCACCCAGCACGACGAATTCGTGAACGGCAAGGAACTGAAGCACAAGACTATCGAAAAGGAAATCATCGAAAAGCTCATCAAGAAGGTGATTCCGGCAAAGCTTCTGGACAAGAAGACCCGTTACCTCATCAACCCCACCGGCAAGTTCGTGGTTGGCGGTCCTCATGGCGACTGCGGCCTTACCGGTCGTAAGATCATCGTGGACACCTACGGTGGTATGGGCCGTCATGGTGGTGGCGCATTCAGCGGTAAGGATCCTTCCAAGGTAGACCGTTCCGGCGCATATGCCGCCCGCTACGTTGCAAAGAACATCGTGGCAGCAGGCCTCGCCCATCGCTGCGAAGTCCAGGTTGCCTACGCCATCGGTTACTCCAAGCCCGTTTCCGTCCTGGTGAACACCTTCGGTACCGGCAAGATCGATGACAGCAAGATTGAAGAAATCGTCGCAAAGAACTTCGACCTCTCTCCGGCAGGCCTCAACAAGATGCTTGACCTGAAGAAGCCCGGTTACCAGGCAACCGCAGCCCTCGGCCACTTCGGTCGGGTCGGCGCACGTTTCACCTGGGAAAAGACCGACAAGGCAGCTGCTCTTAAGGCCGCAGCTGCTAAAATCAAGTAA
- a CDS encoding riboflavin synthase, with protein MFTGIIQSTGTILSLESRGDALTMKLSAPGFFKGCNLGDSVANDGVCLSIESCTDDEATFCLMHQTVENTSFKQAEPGKLVNLEKACRADSFMGGHFVMGHVDTSVKVLAVANRETGVEVDLELPKDLRRYVIRRGSVSLNGISLTVAEKFEDSIRVCIIPETLARTNLRNWVPGTIVNVEVDMLGKYIENYLKERDLA; from the coding sequence ATGTTTACAGGTATTATTCAAAGTACTGGTACCATCCTCTCGCTGGAAAGCCGCGGGGATGCGCTTACCATGAAACTTTCTGCACCCGGCTTCTTTAAGGGCTGCAATTTGGGCGATAGTGTCGCTAATGACGGCGTGTGCCTTTCGATTGAAAGCTGCACCGACGACGAGGCTACCTTTTGCCTGATGCACCAGACGGTGGAAAACACCTCCTTTAAGCAGGCTGAACCGGGTAAATTGGTGAATTTGGAAAAGGCTTGCCGTGCGGATTCCTTTATGGGCGGACATTTTGTCATGGGCCATGTGGATACCTCGGTGAAGGTCCTTGCGGTTGCAAATCGCGAAACTGGGGTAGAAGTGGACTTGGAACTTCCCAAGGATCTGCGCCGTTACGTGATTCGTCGTGGCTCCGTATCCCTGAACGGCATCAGCCTTACGGTGGCCGAGAAGTTCGAGGATTCCATCCGCGTCTGCATTATTCCAGAAACTTTGGCTCGTACTAATTTGCGTAACTGGGTTCCCGGTACTATCGTGAATGTGGAAGTAGACATGCTGGGTAAGTACATTGAGAACTATTTGAAGGAGCGTGACCTTGCTTAA
- a CDS encoding lamin tail domain-containing protein: MAAFGCPSFVEFFPDPMDVSDVQGEFVEIRLGRDDLGNIYGPESLKIQLDGKTPLVMEFPRTERLLLVHEEGNCIASDLVTCGSLGNFSLPNSRETVWNLWAGTCTDSVTLPTPKAGKSFQRVKESDEWVLTEATPGAANPTYESDVKDCGIDGLVARYEGAENVRWHFSFNFSGCDSTRFTYLLENLGNGRVQQDTALAGEIFQLKSVEGNAFRIRAEVPPDAAPSNNLLDTMVFVSGKSPLVISEIHHCPNEPEPEWVEVYNRGESFFPLEKIRFCGRGGLWKDSLEGGGSLVLSKDTASLREFLGFRDVRFKQVALGFLNNTAGSLSICYGEQVLDSVGWDKSTVGCPLGFNPLTGGAENTPGYQSVRSRNASGKIFTYKLSSRIVRKNKGPLLVYLESESSVVLKLLDSAGRSLWKQTAPSNSNAWWKVPADTLLNVGVGYLAISSGREEQTIGILVRP, translated from the coding sequence GTGGCGGCTTTTGGCTGCCCTTCCTTCGTGGAGTTTTTTCCGGACCCTATGGACGTTTCTGACGTTCAGGGGGAATTTGTCGAGATTCGACTTGGGAGGGACGATCTGGGAAACATTTATGGCCCGGAAAGTCTTAAGATCCAATTAGACGGGAAGACTCCGCTTGTAATGGAATTTCCGCGGACAGAACGTCTTTTGCTGGTTCATGAGGAGGGAAATTGTATTGCCTCGGATCTTGTAACTTGTGGTTCCCTAGGGAATTTTTCATTACCTAATTCCAGGGAGACGGTGTGGAATCTTTGGGCGGGAACCTGCACTGATTCGGTAACGCTCCCGACGCCGAAAGCGGGGAAAAGCTTCCAGCGGGTGAAGGAGTCCGATGAATGGGTCCTGACGGAAGCGACTCCTGGGGCCGCCAATCCTACTTATGAAAGTGACGTGAAGGATTGCGGGATCGACGGCCTGGTTGCCCGTTACGAGGGGGCGGAAAACGTCCGGTGGCATTTTTCGTTCAACTTTTCGGGATGCGACTCCACCCGCTTCACCTACCTGCTGGAAAACCTTGGGAATGGACGTGTCCAGCAGGATACCGCCTTGGCGGGGGAGATCTTCCAGTTGAAATCTGTTGAGGGAAATGCCTTCCGGATCCGGGCGGAAGTTCCTCCTGATGCAGCCCCATCCAATAACCTGCTGGATACGATGGTCTTTGTATCCGGAAAGTCCCCGCTGGTTATTTCCGAAATCCATCATTGTCCCAACGAACCGGAACCGGAGTGGGTGGAAGTCTATAACAGAGGGGAGAGTTTCTTCCCGCTGGAAAAGATTCGCTTTTGCGGGAGGGGCGGCCTCTGGAAAGATTCTCTTGAGGGGGGAGGCTCTCTGGTGCTTTCCAAGGATACGGCGTCCCTTCGGGAGTTCCTGGGGTTTCGGGATGTTCGTTTTAAGCAAGTAGCGTTGGGTTTTCTGAACAATACTGCGGGAAGTTTGTCTATCTGCTATGGGGAACAGGTGCTGGATTCCGTCGGGTGGGATAAGTCTACGGTGGGGTGTCCCTTAGGATTTAACCCTCTGACGGGTGGGGCGGAAAATACCCCTGGCTATCAGAGTGTCCGTTCCAGGAATGCTTCGGGAAAAATCTTTACGTACAAACTTTCATCCAGAATTGTCCGGAAGAACAAGGGCCCGCTTTTGGTATACCTGGAGAGTGAATCCTCCGTGGTGCTGAAACTTCTGGATTCCGCCGGCCGTTCCCTCTGGAAACAGACGGCTCCTTCGAACAGTAACGCCTGGTGGAAAGTCCCTGCGGATACACTGCTGAATGTAGGAGTGGGTTACCTTGCCATTTCTTCTGGCAGGGAGGAACAGACCATCGGCATCCTGGTGAGGCCTTAG
- a CDS encoding Nif3-like dinuclear metal center hexameric protein translates to MELKEFSSWLNDLLTPQAFRDYCTDGLCVEANDKVTKVVTGVSFRDRLIDAAIEEKADCIIVHHPNGFWKGEDRVLVGKFGERMRRLMQNGISLYGFHLPLDGHPEIGNNALIAKRMGLQVTEGFMQEGVNYVGWIGEFPEPMTQEAFVAQAEKAFAAGVQTKLFYGSKTIRKVAICSGSGASGINEALSLGCDAFITGEIKESVPIICEESNFNLIACGHHRTEIFGVQALAEKIQSELKIPAKFVDIDNPI, encoded by the coding sequence ATGGAACTTAAAGAATTTTCCTCCTGGCTAAATGACCTGCTTACGCCGCAGGCTTTTCGTGACTACTGTACTGATGGCCTTTGTGTAGAGGCGAACGACAAGGTGACCAAGGTGGTGACTGGGGTTAGCTTCCGTGATCGCCTGATCGATGCGGCCATCGAAGAAAAGGCGGATTGTATCATTGTTCACCATCCCAATGGGTTCTGGAAGGGCGAAGATCGCGTCCTTGTTGGAAAGTTTGGCGAACGGATGCGTCGACTGATGCAGAATGGGATTAGCCTGTACGGTTTCCACTTGCCCCTGGATGGTCATCCTGAAATCGGAAATAACGCCCTAATTGCCAAGCGCATGGGACTTCAGGTGACAGAAGGTTTTATGCAGGAGGGGGTAAACTATGTGGGCTGGATTGGCGAATTTCCGGAACCGATGACTCAGGAAGCCTTTGTTGCCCAGGCCGAAAAAGCCTTTGCTGCCGGCGTGCAGACCAAGCTTTTCTATGGCTCCAAGACTATTAGGAAGGTTGCTATTTGCAGTGGTTCCGGTGCAAGTGGCATCAACGAGGCTCTATCCCTAGGCTGTGACGCCTTTATTACGGGTGAAATCAAGGAATCCGTGCCTATTATTTGTGAGGAATCCAATTTCAACTTGATCGCCTGTGGGCATCACAGAACTGAAATTTTTGGCGTGCAGGCCCTGGCCGAAAAAATCCAGAGTGAGTTGAAGATTCCTGCTAAGTTCGTGGATATTGATAACCCTATATAG
- a CDS encoding M23 family metallopeptidase — MNFVKTTIHFQNSSKSMTLHVPAFLFSTWPVARIFVAIGALLFLAQMAFTTVYDGVLNLQLNERQKLEKEIAGIQGTLDYLHYTSSDFFRDENLLFSRFGLPSQDEDTRKFGTGGDISPEDMLQRKIAPVFQHVAGLNESSVQIQGKLASSEASFVNLNKYMEQKLAQWRYVPSVSPTTGRYASAFGPRIHPVTGEVGKMHQGVDIANDRWTPIFAPSDGVVEIAQPSATFGNFVTIDHGNGIKTRYGHMQRSIVRPGQFVSRYQVIGYMGNTGRSVGPHLHYEVWVNNSPVNPLAYILPNDHSVD, encoded by the coding sequence GTGAATTTCGTAAAGACAACTATACACTTCCAGAATTCGTCCAAGTCCATGACGCTGCATGTGCCTGCGTTCCTGTTCTCGACTTGGCCGGTGGCTCGTATTTTTGTCGCTATTGGCGCGCTCTTGTTCCTGGCCCAGATGGCATTTACCACCGTTTATGATGGCGTGCTGAATCTGCAGCTGAATGAACGCCAGAAGCTGGAAAAGGAAATTGCCGGCATTCAGGGTACTTTGGATTACCTGCATTATACTTCTTCCGACTTCTTCAGGGACGAAAACCTGCTTTTCTCCCGCTTTGGCCTGCCTTCCCAGGATGAGGATACCCGCAAGTTCGGTACTGGTGGCGACATTTCCCCGGAAGATATGCTCCAGCGTAAGATCGCTCCGGTGTTCCAGCATGTGGCTGGCCTGAACGAATCTTCCGTACAGATTCAGGGTAAGCTGGCTAGCAGCGAAGCCTCCTTCGTGAACTTGAACAAGTATATGGAACAGAAACTGGCCCAGTGGCGCTATGTTCCTTCTGTTTCTCCCACTACTGGTCGCTATGCATCCGCTTTCGGTCCCCGCATTCATCCGGTGACTGGCGAAGTGGGCAAGATGCATCAGGGTGTCGATATTGCTAACGACCGCTGGACTCCGATTTTCGCACCCTCCGATGGCGTTGTGGAAATTGCTCAGCCTAGCGCCACCTTCGGTAACTTCGTGACGATTGATCACGGCAATGGCATCAAGACCCGTTACGGTCATATGCAGAGGTCCATTGTTCGCCCCGGCCAGTTTGTCTCCCGTTACCAGGTGATTGGATACATGGGTAACACCGGACGTTCCGTTGGCCCCCACCTTCATTACGAAGTATGGGTCAACAACTCTCCTGTAAATCCCCTTGCCTATATTTTGCCTAACGACCACTCTGTAGACTAA
- a CDS encoding bifunctional diaminohydroxyphosphoribosylaminopyrimidine deaminase/5-amino-6-(5-phosphoribosylamino)uracil reductase, with translation MNYLRLALEESVFSIGTSRPNPAVGAVVVKDGIVVGKGRTQRPGSAHAEVMALRDAGELARGAAIYVTLEPCCHYGRTPPCTKAIIDAGIAEVYYAHGDPNPIVRGNSRAVLEAAGIKVYEGVDACIRAEVEDDWNDDSCGGECHCLSMNGLPEPCHAGLDSASTISTGNLASFSKSAVAEGRAVFHDVERYFEAYDYFVRNKRTFVEVKCAVSQEGYMGVVACDGAHLPTRITGDGANCWNHELRAMSDAVLVGAGTVLADNPSLNVRNAAGNDPVKIIWAGHHEFTADEVAKLKVFTPARHPDPCHADAGQHRLSTLVFSCVPQPACHAVQCHAELVSASAATSCEVILLTGASFAENWTLMIDDLSARGMHRLMVEPGAGLAKQLFVEIVPAGDGPQKPLWNRLDIWRSTDCRIDDAIADLAASGNIKEGLEFPEFPKNIVAKESFMAGPDVLTVYYPG, from the coding sequence ATGAACTATTTGCGTCTGGCTTTGGAGGAGTCCGTCTTTTCTATTGGGACAAGCCGCCCTAATCCGGCGGTAGGTGCCGTCGTGGTTAAAGATGGAATCGTCGTGGGGAAGGGGCGTACGCAGCGCCCCGGGTCTGCCCATGCCGAAGTCATGGCGCTGCGTGACGCGGGCGAGCTTGCCCGCGGCGCGGCCATTTACGTGACGTTGGAACCCTGCTGCCATTATGGCCGCACGCCCCCCTGCACCAAGGCCATCATCGACGCAGGAATTGCCGAAGTATACTACGCTCACGGCGACCCCAATCCCATTGTCCGCGGGAACAGTAGGGCTGTGCTGGAGGCCGCCGGCATCAAAGTCTACGAAGGTGTAGACGCTTGTATTCGTGCCGAAGTGGAAGATGACTGGAACGATGATAGCTGCGGTGGGGAATGCCATTGCCTGAGTATGAATGGTCTTCCTGAACCGTGTCATGCCGGACTTGATTCGGCGTCGACTATATCAACCGGGAATCTTGCATCCTTCTCCAAATCTGCCGTTGCGGAAGGCCGTGCTGTCTTCCATGATGTGGAACGTTATTTCGAAGCCTACGACTACTTCGTCCGTAACAAGCGAACCTTTGTAGAAGTCAAGTGTGCCGTTTCCCAGGAAGGCTACATGGGGGTGGTTGCCTGCGATGGCGCCCATCTGCCTACACGCATTACAGGGGATGGAGCCAACTGCTGGAATCATGAACTTCGCGCCATGAGTGACGCGGTCCTCGTGGGGGCAGGAACCGTTCTTGCGGATAACCCCAGCTTGAACGTTCGCAATGCCGCCGGTAACGATCCCGTGAAAATCATCTGGGCCGGCCATCATGAATTCACCGCTGATGAAGTCGCAAAACTAAAAGTTTTCACACCCGCACGTCATCCTGATCCATGTCATGCTGACGCAGGTCAGCATCGGCTGTCTACCCTCGTCTTCTCCTGCGTCCCGCAGCCCGCATGTCATGCCGTGCAATGTCATGCTGAACTTGTTTCAGCATCAGCTGCTACATCCTGCGAAGTCATCCTCCTCACTGGCGCCTCCTTCGCTGAAAACTGGACCTTGATGATTGACGATCTTTCCGCCCGGGGCATGCACCGCCTCATGGTGGAACCTGGTGCCGGTCTTGCCAAGCAACTCTTTGTCGAGATAGTCCCTGCAGGCGACGGCCCGCAAAAGCCCCTCTGGAACCGTCTCGACATCTGGCGTTCTACCGACTGCCGTATCGATGACGCTATTGCAGACCTTGCCGCTTCCGGCAACATCAAGGAAGGCCTGGAATTTCCGGAATTTCCCAAGAACATCGTAGCCAAGGAATCCTTCATGGCCGGCCCCGATGTGTTGACTGTGTATTATCCTGGTTAA
- a CDS encoding rhodanese-like domain-containing protein, protein MKKMLLSVFALSVALVACNESEAKQETAAPAAQPAVAQAPAAPAPEAKPAAENRMAHVKTVDWAKADEMAKAGAMYLDVRYPDELMKGYVPNAKNIPINELLPRMGELPKDKDILIYCRSGRRSEAATNLLMKNGFERVYNVAGGFLAYPQQN, encoded by the coding sequence ATGAAGAAGATGTTGCTCTCTGTTTTTGCATTGAGTGTCGCTCTTGTGGCTTGTAATGAAAGCGAAGCTAAGCAAGAGACCGCTGCTCCTGCCGCACAGCCTGCGGTTGCCCAGGCACCTGCAGCACCGGCTCCCGAAGCAAAGCCTGCCGCTGAAAATCGTATGGCCCATGTGAAGACCGTTGACTGGGCCAAGGCCGACGAAATGGCTAAGGCCGGTGCTATGTATTTGGACGTCCGCTATCCGGATGAACTGATGAAGGGCTACGTTCCTAACGCCAAGAACATTCCTATCAACGAATTGCTTCCCCGCATGGGCGAACTTCCCAAGGATAAGGATATTCTGATTTATTGCCGTTCCGGCCGTCGTAGCGAAGCTGCTACCAATCTGCTTATGAAGAATGGTTTTGAACGCGTCTATAACGTGGCTGGTGGCTTCCTGGCTTATCCGCAGCAGAATTAA
- a CDS encoding MBOAT family protein, with product MVFSSQLFLFYFLPTFLVGYFVLLKLGARHSYLNFFITVFSYIFYGWLEPWLVFLMFGSTLVVYVSGKMISAEGASKFKRNLGLALAVGVNLGALGFFKYYMFGMGALNTIIEKFGGEPFHVMTILLPVGISFYTFQSMSYAIDVWRGSAPPVKNFATFACYVALFPQLVAGPIVRYNTVAEELDTRTHTVENFARGIAFFCFGFAEKIFLANQVGIIADRVFAAEAPGVLNSWWGSIAYMFQIYFDFSAYSNMAIGLGLMLGFHFPRNFNGPYRAKSITEFWKYWHISLTSWFRDYLYIALGGNRVSKGRLYLNLFLVMFASGVWHGANWTFICWGLYHAFFMIVERANNKQAFYAKAPAVVQVLITQVLVLFGWVLFRADNISEAWRMWKSMLGLNAVSGADAILSAEIFTPSCVVFMGLAALLSLWKFRSFDWCSKVNPLRLAVSMIIFVLAILALFTQSYNPFLYFQF from the coding sequence ATGGTTTTTTCCTCCCAGCTTTTCCTGTTCTATTTTCTCCCGACTTTCCTAGTCGGGTATTTCGTCCTGCTTAAGCTGGGCGCCCGCCATTCCTATCTGAATTTTTTCATTACGGTATTCAGCTATATCTTTTATGGCTGGCTGGAACCCTGGCTTGTGTTCCTGATGTTTGGTTCCACTTTGGTGGTGTACGTTTCCGGCAAGATGATTTCTGCTGAAGGAGCCTCCAAGTTTAAGCGTAATCTTGGATTGGCTCTGGCGGTTGGCGTAAATCTTGGTGCGTTAGGTTTCTTTAAGTATTACATGTTCGGCATGGGCGCGCTGAATACCATTATCGAAAAATTTGGTGGTGAACCGTTCCATGTGATGACCATTCTTTTGCCGGTGGGTATTTCCTTCTATACCTTCCAGTCCATGAGTTACGCTATTGACGTATGGCGAGGCTCTGCACCTCCTGTAAAGAATTTTGCGACTTTCGCTTGCTATGTGGCCTTGTTCCCTCAGCTGGTCGCAGGTCCTATTGTACGTTACAATACGGTGGCCGAAGAACTGGATACCCGAACCCATACGGTTGAAAACTTTGCACGAGGTATTGCCTTTTTCTGCTTTGGATTTGCGGAAAAGATTTTCCTTGCCAATCAGGTGGGAATCATTGCGGACCGTGTATTCGCGGCGGAAGCACCTGGCGTTCTGAATAGCTGGTGGGGCTCCATTGCGTACATGTTCCAGATCTATTTTGACTTCTCCGCTTATTCCAACATGGCGATAGGTCTTGGTCTCATGCTGGGGTTCCACTTCCCCAGGAACTTCAATGGTCCCTATCGGGCCAAGAGCATTACGGAATTCTGGAAGTACTGGCATATCTCCCTGACCAGTTGGTTCCGCGACTACCTGTACATTGCGCTGGGTGGCAATCGCGTGAGCAAGGGACGACTGTACTTGAATTTGTTCCTGGTGATGTTTGCCAGCGGTGTTTGGCATGGGGCTAACTGGACCTTTATTTGCTGGGGCCTCTATCATGCGTTCTTCATGATCGTGGAACGCGCCAATAATAAGCAGGCCTTTTACGCCAAGGCTCCTGCGGTTGTGCAAGTGCTTATTACGCAGGTTTTGGTGCTCTTTGGCTGGGTGCTGTTCCGCGCCGACAACATTTCTGAAGCCTGGCGTATGTGGAAATCCATGTTGGGCCTGAATGCGGTAAGTGGTGCAGATGCCATTCTCTCTGCTGAAATTTTTACTCCTAGTTGCGTTGTGTTTATGGGGCTTGCGGCTTTGCTTTCTCTATGGAAATTCCGTTCCTTTGATTGGTGTAGCAAGGTGAACCCGTTACGCTTGGCTGTATCCATGATTATTTTTGTTTTGGCAATTCTCGCTCTATTTACACAGAGTTACAATCCTTTCCTTTATTTCCAGTTCTAG
- a CDS encoding ATP-binding protein, which translates to MTTILVVLAIIVALAFIVLIHVYVARYKRVAGEQLATKKELQKNFDIIKTLATTFDSVCYVDVNTKNVIPYSLGDTLIEKLGDVKNLKIELKYDQGMTLLLHSIVHPDDKEKISRALQFDNVISTLRTRKSFNIQCQALEYGGYRYHRIYVIKSNDGEGVVGFVVALADEDDEMRRLEMCQQELKDAKDRAEDASQAKSIFLANMSHEIRTPINAVMGMNEMILRECKDDKIRSYAADVKSASQMLLSIINDILDFSKIEAGKMDIVEADYDIGSVLNDVSNMISIKAEQKGLKLNVCVDENIPCALYGDAVRIQQVMLNLLNNAVKYTESGEVSFVVKSESAQNDMVNLSIQVKDSGIGIREDDLSKLFKSFQRLDISQNRAVEGTGLGLAITGKLVERMNGTIDVKSTYGVGSTFTVVLPQKVVDGTPVGNFEKRYQEFKRNELEIDTVFSAPDVRVLVVDDNSLNLRVAELMMGQLDLQVTLCSSGKECLELIQKEHFDVVFLDHMMPGMDGIEVLKNSKMLTNNLCAKTPFVALTANAIVGAKEMYLQEGFDDYLCKPIRMDKLESCLQKFLPEDRIKQ; encoded by the coding sequence ATGACAACGATTCTAGTTGTACTTGCAATTATTGTTGCTCTGGCATTTATTGTCCTGATTCACGTTTACGTTGCCCGATATAAACGTGTTGCCGGTGAACAGCTTGCCACTAAGAAGGAACTTCAAAAGAACTTCGATATTATCAAGACCTTGGCAACGACTTTTGATTCCGTGTGCTATGTGGATGTGAATACGAAGAATGTGATCCCTTATTCCTTAGGGGATACCCTGATTGAAAAATTGGGCGATGTCAAGAATTTAAAGATTGAACTGAAATACGATCAGGGCATGACCTTGTTGCTCCATTCCATTGTTCATCCTGACGACAAGGAAAAAATTTCCCGTGCTCTCCAGTTTGACAATGTAATCAGTACCCTTAGGACGAGAAAGTCCTTTAATATCCAGTGCCAGGCTCTTGAATATGGCGGATATCGCTATCATCGAATCTACGTCATTAAGTCCAATGATGGGGAAGGTGTTGTTGGGTTCGTCGTTGCCCTGGCGGATGAAGATGACGAAATGCGCCGACTGGAAATGTGCCAGCAGGAACTGAAGGATGCGAAGGATCGTGCAGAGGATGCAAGCCAGGCGAAGAGCATCTTCCTTGCCAATATGAGCCATGAAATTCGCACACCCATTAATGCCGTGATGGGCATGAACGAGATGATTCTTCGTGAATGTAAGGATGATAAGATCCGCTCCTATGCCGCTGATGTCAAGAGCGCAAGCCAGATGCTTTTATCCATTATCAACGACATTCTGGATTTTTCCAAGATTGAAGCCGGAAAGATGGATATTGTGGAGGCGGACTACGATATCGGTTCTGTGCTCAACGATGTGTCCAACATGATCAGCATCAAGGCGGAACAGAAGGGCCTGAAGTTGAATGTCTGCGTGGATGAAAATATCCCTTGCGCGTTGTATGGCGACGCTGTACGAATTCAGCAGGTAATGCTGAACTTGCTGAATAATGCGGTGAAGTATACGGAGTCTGGTGAAGTTTCCTTTGTCGTGAAGAGTGAATCTGCTCAAAATGATATGGTGAATTTGTCCATCCAGGTGAAGGATTCCGGCATTGGCATTCGCGAGGACGACCTTTCCAAGCTGTTCAAGAGTTTCCAGCGACTGGATATAAGCCAGAACCGCGCCGTAGAAGGTACAGGGCTTGGTCTTGCCATTACGGGAAAACTTGTCGAACGCATGAATGGAACCATCGATGTAAAGAGTACCTATGGAGTTGGTTCGACATTTACCGTTGTTCTTCCCCAGAAAGTGGTGGACGGGACTCCCGTCGGTAATTTCGAGAAACGCTATCAGGAATTCAAGAGGAATGAACTTGAAATCGATACGGTGTTCTCTGCTCCGGATGTGCGAGTGCTGGTGGTGGACGACAATAGCCTGAACCTTCGAGTGGCGGAACTGATGATGGGGCAGCTGGACCTTCAGGTGACTCTCTGCTCCAGCGGCAAGGAATGTCTGGAACTGATTCAAAAGGAACACTTTGACGTGGTGTTCCTGGATCACATGATGCCAGGAATGGATGGTATCGAAGTCCTTAAGAACAGCAAGATGCTGACAAACAATCTCTGTGCAAAGACGCCTTTTGTCGCGTTGACCGCCAATGCAATTGTTGGTGCAAAGGAAATGTACCTGCAGGAAGGCTTTGACGATTATCTATGCAAGCCAATCCGTATGGATAAACTGGAAAGTTGCCTGCAGAAATTCCTTCCTGAGGATCGTATTAAGCAATAA